In the genome of Desulfuromonadales bacterium, one region contains:
- the tolQ gene encoding protein TolQ, whose translation MELVLNAGPVVKLVLAVLVYFSVVSWAIIFYKFLVIHRATRDSGRFLDFFWAKKRFDTISLGLKDYAHSPLTVLFREGYQELVKGQRKREGDEEHAHALSADLGGSGNVGRALRRATTLEMHRLEKYLTFLATTGSTAPFIGLFGTVWGIMDSFHGIGKTGSASLAVVAPGISEALVATAIGLVAAIPAVVAYNHFVNKVNVLTGEMDNFCQEFLNIVERMGRRG comes from the coding sequence TTGGAACTCGTTCTCAATGCCGGGCCGGTGGTCAAACTGGTGCTGGCGGTTCTCGTCTACTTTTCGGTGGTCTCCTGGGCCATCATCTTCTACAAGTTCCTCGTCATCCACCGAGCGACCCGCGATTCCGGGCGTTTCCTCGACTTCTTCTGGGCCAAGAAGCGCTTCGACACCATCAGCCTGGGGCTCAAGGACTACGCCCACTCGCCGCTGACCGTCCTCTTCCGCGAGGGCTATCAGGAACTGGTCAAGGGACAGCGCAAGCGCGAGGGGGATGAGGAGCACGCCCACGCCCTGAGCGCCGACCTCGGCGGCAGCGGCAACGTCGGCCGCGCCCTGCGCCGGGCCACCACTTTGGAGATGCACCGCCTGGAGAAATACCTCACCTTCCTCGCCACCACCGGCTCCACCGCTCCCTTCATCGGCCTCTTCGGCACCGTCTGGGGAATCATGGACTCCTTCCACGGCATCGGCAAGACCGGCAGCGCCTCGCTGGCCGTCGTCGCCCCGGGGATCTCCGAGGCCCTGGTCGCCACCGCCATCGGCCTGGTGGCGGCGATCCCGGCGGTGGTCGCCTACAACCACTTCGTCAACAAGGTCAACGTGCTGACCGGCGAGATGGACAA